TTGTGTAGGACTTGACCCTGAGGTAATGTGTCATTTGTGTTATTGCAGCTACAGCTAAATTAGGACCCCCCTCCTAACCCAATCAGGTCGCTTTGTAGGATTGAATTTGGTCCTCTCCTCTTGCTGGTTCGATCTCGATCACTTGAACATAATGAGTCGCCGTGCCCTGTTGCCATGGCTGAGCGTCCTGGCAGTTGCCACGGCAACAGTTCGATTCTGCACTCGGCAGAATCTAATTGGCGGCTGTGGTCGAGCAGAACGCGCTGTTCCTTCAAAGGCCTGTCAATCACAGCAAATGAGGGCCTTTCAAAAGCCACGTGGAGCAGCTCAATGTTAAGTGCAGTCCAATCTGTCAAGGGCTGAATGAAACAGTCGGATGTATGGGCTAAAGGCCCACATTAAATGCACAGTGTGACGCATAGTTCTTTTTAGATTATGTGTGATGGGTAAGCGTTCTGTCTTTTAATACAAGGGGAGTAATAAATGCACAATAGCGTGGCCCCATTTTGAGTGTGACTCTGCAACTCCGACTATTTGAAGCTGTTGTGAGGCTtgtgagtgcatatgtgtatcTATATGTTGGATGTATACATATGATATGTATACAACTGTCATTGGCATGCATGATATGGTacgatatgtgtgtttgtgtgtgtgtgtatttatgattCTGTGACAGTGTGtaaactctttttctctccaacCGTCTCCAACCCCAGATATGGACGCTGTGAGCCAACGCAGTTTCCGGGACCCGCTGACCTCCAGGCCCGTGTCCCGCTCAGGGGCTGAGGACGCGCGGCCCATCCGTGACCCCCTCCACGCCTGCGGGGACGGAGACAGAGACTCCCTGGGCTCCCAGGAGCCGGTGGAGACACGGGAGGAGGCCGTCAcccccactcccactcccacccccagggagaggggcagcagcagcagggcggGCAGCAGAGCCAGCAGCCGGGCTGGGAGCTGGGCAGAAAGCCAGGCGGGCAGTGGCACGGGCAGCCGGGGAGGCAGTCGACAGGGGCGGCGTAGGACCCCCGACAGCCTGGAGATGGTGGAGTCCATGGCCATGGAGAACCAGGCCTACGATCACGAGGGCACCGACAGCTCCTCCACCTGGAGCCCAGAGgtaccgctgtgtgtgtgtgagagtgttagtgtgtgtgtgtgtgtgtctgtgtgtgtataaatgtgtgttgaGCAGTCAGCTAAACAGACACTCCAAAGCAAGACATTGCTATGTTTCTTTCCCCATGACAAATTCCTAACTCCCAATTCCTTCACCCCGCTTGGCTCTACACGATCCTTACTTAACTGTCCACTCACGGGCAGCCAGTGAAGACGGTCACAGTGAAAGACTGTGGAGACATGGTCATTATGCTCACAGTGCATGACCAGTGGCCTCAAAGGGAGTCATCCATGCCAGGGAACTGATCGATGCTGCAACAGAACACTTTAGTCGAGCAGTCATTATTTTCACATCACATCAATTAGAGCAATCACATACTATAGCCACGTCTCTCATGCCTCTTTcatgctttctctctgtctacatttaagtgtctctctcttgccttctctgtctctatccccctctctctcctcttttccctgtcttctcttctccatgCCTCTCTGGTCCCTTGCTTCTCCTCTCACTCAGTGCTTTCCCCAGGGTCTGTGTTGTGCTGGGTTAGACTGAGAGCTCAGGTGTCATAAATAGGCATGAGGCACAGAAAAAATACTGCCACCCCACCCTCAGCCTACCCCACCCCTGCGCACACACCCCCATTAAGCTGGCGGCCCTTTGCTAATGGAGACGTTCTTCTctaatgtgttgatgtgtggaGTCAAGGGAAACTCTCAGCCAGTTGAAACTGTCAGAGAGAGTAGgtttgtggtgtctgtgtgtgtctgatgatggtgtgtgtgtgtgtgtgtgtgtgtgtgtgtgtgtgtgtgtgtgtgtttgtgtgtgtgtgtgtgtgtgtgggagagagagaaaatgtgtgaaaGGGAGGGTGAGAATGACAGggaaagggaggaagggagggagagagaaagacgagaGTGTATATGTAcagagtggacagacagtattgATGTTTTAGCCATTTAATCCACCTTCAGGTATAtatgctggctgtgtgtgtgtgtgtgtgtgtgtgtgtgtgtgctagtgttgtgtgtgagagtgtgtttgtaattCTGCAAGCAGGCTCTCATCCTCTGACGTGCAATTGTCACTCTGTCTATCTTATCAGGAGTCTGAGGTTGTCATGGCAACCTCGGCTCATTGTGTGTTCTGTCAACATCGGGCTTCACTGCTCTTTATGtagtttctctttctcctcaaacacacacacataaatacacactcactctcactcacacacacacacaaacacacacacacacacacacaaagactcaggggagagaggaaggcaaGAGAGCAATGTGTGAACAGAATCTCCAGATTAATGAGATTTTCTGCATAGCTGTCATGTGCCATTTGTCTACCTGATGTCTCTTCCgtaatacacacccacacacacacacatgttattcCATAACCTCCATACCGTAAATATATGTGGTTTACAGTATTTATgaatgtgcaggtgtgtgtgtgtgtgtaacatataATGATAATTCATGAataactctgtctctctctctctctacccctcggAGACGGCAGCCTGGGGACCCCTCTCTGTGTCCCCATCCCCCATCTCAAGTCACGCAGGCTGGTGGTGGTCCTTGACTACCGGCCCACCTCCGCCAAGCTGCTGGTCACCGTGGTGACGGCGCACGGCATCCCGGACAAAGGCGGCGCCAGGCGGCATGGACTCCCTGGCGGAGTGCTGCCGTGCTGCTGCCCGACCAACCCATTGCGCCACAAGGCAGTGCAGGCAGCGGCTCAGCCAGCCCGGCTGACACCTTCAGCCCGGCACCTGGAGCCGGGCGAGCTGGCCGCGTCGGCGCTCCGGCTGCGCCTGTACGCGCTCGGGCGCATGAGCCGCGAGCGCATGATGGGCGAGGCCGTGTACCGCCTCGCCAAGCTCAACGCCACCACCAACACCGGCGAGACCGAGGTCATCCTCACCCTTGAGCCACGCAGCAACCTGAGGGTGagcgagagggggaggagggagagagagagagagagagcggtggtgatagagtgagagaaagagagagagagagcggtggtgatagagtgagagaaagagaaagagtgagagagcggtggtgatggagtgagagaaagagagcagtggTGATGGagtgaaagcgagagagagagaaagagagagagagcagtggtgatggagtgagagaaagtgagagagagcagtggtgATGGagtgaaagcgagagagagagagagagagagcagtggtgatggagtgaaagagagagagaaagagcggtggtgatggagtgagagaaagggagggggagagctGTCGGTGTAAATGAAACCAAAGAGGTGGTGTGCCTTTTGAATCGAtaataagtgtgagtgtgttttatgAATTGACTGTGTGTAGATAACAGCTGTTTGTGAGTGGATGTGCTGTTCCGAAGATTGTAACTTGAATACGGACTCCCTTACTTCCCTTTGTTCATGTTCTTGtattctttatctctttcttttcacaacctctctctcccttttccatCTTTCTCTGTAATGTCCTGTTTTTGTTATATTCTGCCCTCACATGCTGGTAGAATTGCTGCCAATTACTCTACATTTGTATGAATGCGAATACGAGGAAGATAAGTGGATCGTGCTGGTAATGTTAGCTATGCATGCCAAGCCCTTGAACTCGACAACTTTGTAATTATGACTTAGCAAGGACATTCTGAGAAAACGCAGTACAGTATCACCCCTCTATCTGAtcattctctatttctctttttttctctctcttactttttttttctctctctctctttcacacacacacacacacacacacttactctctgtACTTGCCCTCCCCTGCAGAATGCTGGATCCCAGCAGAGTCTCTCGGCCGTGTCCCAGAGTGACAGCGCCTCGTCCAGCCAGTCTCTGGCCCACGGAGGGACCCCGGAGCTGCTGGTGGGTCTGGCCTACAACCCCACCACCGGCCGCCTGGCCGTGGAGCTCATCAAGGGCAGCCACTTCCGCAACCTGGCCCTCAACCGCCCAcctggtgagacacacacacacacacacacacacacacacacacacacacacacacacacacacactaggtttTAGTAATGCATTTTAGTAATATATGGGGGAGATGAACCacaatacagtatatactgcTGGATCGAAAACcctaatgcatacacacacactcagacacatatacaaagaaacacagagacacaagcacacatacacacacaagcagagagcacacaaacacatacactctcacacatttaCATATTCACATGCACAAACCATAAGACTGTATAAAACTCACTCGCAGAATCTCACAAGCACATGCTTAACCCACACATGCCCTTATATAGACTCCTGtcaacaagcacatacacaaggCACACTCCTAAATACCTTTAAATGTTGCATACCTACTAATCTTCCCACACAGCATGTAAAGTTGGattgaataaaatgtaataataattgtgTGCTAATACTGGCAAttgatagcctagaaatctagacgcaccctagcggcaacaaattacatttgctgccagggctagtctagcaactctccgttggcttgtgagctggaaaaattacaTTTCTATCAGgtcaatcaaatcgtgtatagagacgttaggcgggcttaacataatgattgatggcagagttgcaacggtttggcttgaattccctgctacttgaaaacaaagaagatggatgttgctgttggtgaacagcgtgacacgagataagctttttttaagttggcaaaagtttgaactagccaactagctccgctggtgggaaaacgcatgggaatcatagctgtcctattgcgtgcagagggaatttgaaagacaaccgattatcccgcccctcggactgagcactgccaacggtgagtgcccacaccctacattttaatgtgggtctggctcgtcaggctaggcaATTGAAATGTTTGTAAAAAAATCAAACCGAAGAGAGCTGccacatcatctgtttttgcGCCTTCTCaaagatgcaaacacacacactccaaagtgAGATCGAGAAatcgagtgtgtatgtgtttgtatatatatgtgtgtgtgtgtgtgtgtgtgtgtgtgtgtgcgtgtgcttgtgcgtgtgtgtgtttgtgtttgtgtgtgtgtatgtgtttgtgtgtgtgtgtgtttgtctatgtctgtgtgtgtgtgtgtttgtgtgtgcgtttcatACTCACAGCAAGTGGTGCGATCGCACATACGTAAATCCTGCAGAATTACGTGTTTGCaccagccgtgtgtgtgtgtgtgtatgtgtgtgtgtgtgtgtgtgtgtgtgtgtgtgtgtgtgtgtgtgtgtgtgtgtgtgtgtgtgtgtgcatctcaggGCCACATGTTTGCCCACGTCCCCTGATCTGTGATCCCCAATAATCCGGGCAGGCCTGGAGAATAGTGACACAGGGGAACACAGCCAGAACCACTACAGCTCTAGCAGTGCAATTGGTCCAGTCAATGGCACCCACACTAAAGTGAAGTCTGAGGTGTTTTGTCCAATACAGGCCTGGATCATTACACTAACAGTAGGCAATGACCTTTAATGGACGCAGAGTAAGAGCAGAACATTTGTATAGCTAATGGAGGGTGATTCATTCACAGATGTCATACATTCACATAGAGTGCAAAATGTGGCTATAGAACCCTGGATGGCTATGCATTTAGTTATCCTTTCAAAGGAATTCATCTGGATGCTCTAAAGATCATCATGAACGACATACATGAAGAGCTAAAAATTCTTACAGAGACCAGAGAGTGATAGGATGACCGTAATTGTAGCCAGAATAACAAAAGTAGTCTTGTAAATGAGTTTTGCTCCTTTACCATTAAAACCTACCTCTTTATCTTGATGTTTAACTTGGTCTGCTCATTGGCTGATCCATCTGCACATCCACTTATCTGTCCCACCATCAGTGTCCGCCATGAGCTGTTATCAGCCCTTGTGTGGAGGATTGAAGCGTCAACTGATCATAAATCCCCCTAATaatccctctcctcctgtcactccttccccactctctctctctttccctttccttCTGTCCCTGCCTGTCATTcgccaccccctctctcctctcctctcctctcctctctctctctcagacacttaTGGCAAGCTCACCCTGCTCAACTCCATGGGCCAGGAGATCTCGCGTTGCAAGACGTCAGTGCGGCGCGGTCAGCCCAACCCCGTCTACAAGGAGACCTTCGTCTTCCAGGTGGCCCTCTTTCAGCTGTCGGACGTGACGCTCATGGTGTCCATCTACAACCGGCGCAACATGAAGCGCAAGGAGATGATCGGCTGGCTGGCGCTGGGCCAGAACAGCAGCGGCCGCGAGGAGCTGCTCCACTGGCAGGACATGAAGGAGAGCGGCAACCAGCAGGTCTGCCGCTGGCACCCACTGCTGGAGGGGTAGAGAGggaacagaaggagagagggagggaggaagagagaaatggatggaaaaagagagaggaggggagaaagggagagagatggatggagtggAATAGGTAGggggaagagggggaaagagattGGTAgagagtgaggcagagagagggagaaaccagaagagagagagagagagagagagggggaggagaggggggttaCAGGGGGTGACAGAAGTGAAGGTGTGAGGGACAAAAAGCGCAGTGGCAATCTACATGATATatggagagggaaggggagagccagaaagagagagcaactgTGGCAACTGGTTTGTGTGCCACCGATACaatttgtacatgtgtgtgtgtgtgtgtgtgtgtgagagagagagagtgtcagagtgtgagtgtgtgtgtgagggagagagagacagagagagggagaacagatTGAGATGCACAGCGGAGGTGTGAGTGAGGCAGGTGGAGAGGTGTGGAGCCATctggaggggtgtgtggggttGCGGCGGTGGCGCCATTCTGGCCTTGTAATGGATGACCCGGTTGGATGAGTAGCGGACTCTAGAGGTGTAGCCAGCACaggaggtggagtgtgtgtcacCGTAGACATGTGGAGATGGAcagacatgaagaaaaaaataaaaaataaaaatgatggaCTGCTGAAGGGGAGGATAGAATCATCTCCATCAAAGCAACTTAGAGACAGTGATGATGCCATCAAATCATCCCTCTCCGCCTCCTGTGTGATGGTCTCCATCAATGGCTTCTCCTCCATTAAGGTGTACAGGCAGTCCCTCTTCTGGCACAGCCACGGGGCTCGCTAGAGATCCAATCAAGGAACTGTGGCAGTTTCCCCACCTGACACCCAACTCAATGGGCTCATCAAAACCCCAAATTATGGCTACCGACTGtggaaataaacacacactcacacacacttgtacacaaacacgcacatacacaactTGTCAGTGCACGTTTGTGTGTTCTGGTATATACGCTGCTATGccatagagagaaggagaggtgattgatgaggagagtgagggagaagtACTTCTGTGCTCAGGTTGA
Above is a genomic segment from Alosa alosa isolate M-15738 ecotype Scorff River chromosome 19, AALO_Geno_1.1, whole genome shotgun sequence containing:
- the LOC125284420 gene encoding synaptotagmin-16-like, which encodes MTSSWGPSFQAFSARLVEMSEAFSASLLSLRQPAPAEPPEPDQKNPSEPAAGSGSDYDDNDNDNDNNTDRKGDLEKEAEATGATGDRLQALQAELACRGLGGRPPSDPSPDQLSIIAEEREDLESQRSMANSRSVNSFGDDGEQSSSSDSEDDVAKQFEISVSRSQSFRTGAQEAGSAQGAQGRQHKFTRLLSDQEEGTTEPSDCEDMDAVSQRSFRDPLTSRPVSRSGAEDARPIRDPLHACGDGDRDSLGSQEPVETREEAVTPTPTPTPRERGSSSRAGSRASSRAGSWAESQAGSGTGSRGGSRQGRRRTPDSLEMVESMAMENQAYDHEGTDSSSTWSPEVPLCVCESVSVCVCVSVCSRRLVVVLDYRPTSAKLLVTVVTAHGIPDKGGARRHGLPGGVLPCCCPTNPLRHKAVQAAAQPARLTPSARHLEPGELAASALRLRLYALGRMSRERMMGEAVYRLAKLNATTNTGETEVILTLEPRSNLRNAGSQQSLSAVSQSDSASSSQSLAHGGTPELLVGLAYNPTTGRLAVELIKGSHFRNLALNRPPDTYGKLTLLNSMGQEISRCKTSVRRGQPNPVYKETFVFQVALFQLSDVTLMVSIYNRRNMKRKEMIGWLALGQNSSGREELLHWQDMKESGNQQVCRWHPLLEG